A region of the Prevotella melaninogenica genome:
CGTCACGCCCTTCGACACGACGACCGCTCTGAATTTAAGCGTGATAGCGACCGATTGATTTATTCCGCACCGTTCCGACGACTGCAAAACAAGACCCAAGTTTTCCCTCTTCCAGGTAGTGTCTTTGTACACAACCGCCTAACTCACTCTTTGGAAGTGGCTTCCTTGGGTAAATCCTTGGGTGATGACGTGGCAAGAAGACTCATCGAAATACACCCAGAGTTGCGTAGTACGCTCTTTGAAGAGATTGGAACCATCGTGCAGACAGCTTGTTACGCACATGACATGGGTAATCCTCCGTTCGGTCATAGTGGTGAAAAGGCTATGCAGGCATTCTTCACAGAAGGTCCAGGGATTAGCTTGAAGGAAAAAGTTAGCCCACATTTCTGGGAAGATATTACCCATTTTGAAGGTAATGCTAATGCTTTCCGCCTGCTTACCCATCGTTTCTTAGGCCGAAGAGAAGGTGGTTTTGTGATGACTTATAGTACTTTAGCGAGTATCGTAAAGTATCCTTTCAGTTCTACATACGCCAGTAAACATGGCAAGTTTGGCTTCTTTGCTACGGAAGAAGAAACCTATAAGAAGATTGCTGACGAGTTAGGTATCATTCAAAAGGATAGTTCTGAGGACGGTATCTGTTATGTTCGCCATCCGTTGACCTATCTTATGGAGGCAGCAGACGATATCTGTTACGAGATTATGGATATCGAAGACTCACACAAACTCAAGCTCCTATCCTTTGAAGAGACAGCCGATTTGCTCCTTGGCTTCTTCGATGAAGAAACCAGAAAGAGCATCCGAAAACGCATAGAAGACGAGGGTGTGACCGACCAAAACGAGCAAGTCGTTTACTTCCGTGCGTGTGCCGTTGGATTATTAGAGGCAGAATGCGTCAATGTCTTTGTTGAACATGAGGAGGAGATACTTAACGGAACCTTCGAAGGGTCGCTCATCAAGCATATTTCCGAACTTCCACGACAGGCTTACAAACACTGTACAGAGGTCTCTGTGGATAGGATTTACCGCAGTAAAGCAGTCCTCGACGTTGAGCTATCAGGTTATAAGATTATGGAAACACTGATGGAAGCACTCATTGGTGCTGCCGTTGAGCCTGAACACTTCCATAGTCAGCAACTTATCAGACGTTTCTCAAGCCAGTATGACATCCAAAGTCCTTGTCTTGAAACACGTATCATGGCAGTCCTTGACTTCATCAGTGGAATGACAGATATCTATGCACTCGACATCTATCAGAAGATAAATGGTATCAGTTTGCCACTGATATAAAAGCCTCCCCCGACCCCTCCGAAAGGAGGGGAGGCAAAGAGGGAAAAAGATGGATGCTATTCTCACACTATCATCGCAGTTATTCACTCTTTCAGAGGGACTTAAAGAAATTCTCTGGGAGGACATTTGGAAAAGCTTCTGACATGGAAATCAACACAAAGGTACCCCACAACGCATTTGTCTTAACTCCATTTCACTCCTTCTATTCCTCCAACTCCTAAGTTTCCTTCCCTCCCTTTCACCTCTTCAACTCCTCTAACTCCCCAATAGAAACAATGGAAAATCAATATAAGAAAACCTTTCCTGACCTCATGGTAGATAAGAAGATTATCTACGTTCACGGCTTTATGTCAGCCGGTTCAAGTCATACGGTACAGATGCTGAGGGACTATATGCCCGAAGCAACTGTCATTGCGCCCGATCTCCCCATACATCCTGAGGAGGCAATGGAACTATTACGCAACCTTGTTGACACCGAAAAGCCCGACCTTATCATTGGTACTTCAATGGGAGGTATGTACACAGAGATGCTTTATGGTGTCGACCGTATCTGCGTGAATCCTGCTTTTCAAATGGGAACAACCATCAGCGAGAGTAATATGATGGGTAAACAGATATTCCAAAATGAGCGACAAGATGGCGTACAGGAGGTTATCGTGACCAAAGCATTGGTAAAGGAATACAAAGAGATAACTGAAAAGTGTTTCTCACAAGTGACAGAGGAAGAGCAGCAACGCGTCTTCGGACTTTTTGGTGATGCTGACCCATTTGTCCACACCTTTGACCTTTTCCATGAACATTACCCTCAGGCAATCCATTTTCATGGTGAACATAGACTTATCGAGAAGGTTGTATTCCATTATCTCATGCCCGTTATCCGATGGATTGATGACCGACAGGAAGGCCGCGAACGTCGTACGGTACTCATTGACCAGAACACCCTCGCTGATGGATATGGTAAACCGAAATCAAGTCTGAATAAAGCTTACGAGTTCTTACTTGATAACTATAACGTATTCTTTGTGTGTCCTGCACCTACCAACAATCCATCAGCCATCACTGAACAACAGGCATGGATTGAAGATGCTTTCAGCGCACCAGCATGGAACCATACGATCTTCACCAACCAGCCTCACCTTCTCTATGGCGACTACTTCATTAGTAGTACTGAACACGACGACTTCCTCGGCACAAGCCTACTTTTCGGTAGCGAAGAGTTCAAGACTTGGGAGGATATTATCACTTTCTTTGAACGCTTGGGAGGACAGTAAGCAGGCGAAAAGTCTCATTTCTGTGAATTATTTTCATGAAAAGAAATATTTTTCATCGTGAAAAGAAATATTTATTTTCATGAAAATAAATTCTTCTCTTCATGAAAATAATTCACAACAATAGGCTTTCTGCAATAAAGAACGTTCACAACCAACTGATAACAAAGCAATAACACCCACTCAAAACATAACCCAACGAATTAGTCCCCACACATAGTATAAAAACAATTCTTCTTTATTAACAAGGACTGGGGAAACATTATCATAATGGCACACGAACTATTCTCACGTATCGCTGACATCCTTTCGGCACCTTCTGAAGCGCAGGCTCTTATCATGCACGAGACACTCGTCATTGCTTGTCATGAAGGATTAAAAAACACCCGACATGGTTTCGGCAACCTTTCTTCGCAGGTGGAGTCGCTCTGCCGACAGCATAATATTGCCCCACAAGACATTGTGGCAATCCAGAAAATGCGCCGACATAGTAACTCTTACGCTCCGATTCTACCTGAAGATGTGGCTTACGACTGTCGTGCCTTAGCTATTTTCGTTTCTGCTGTTGTGCAAGAAGCTATTCCTTCGTTCCTCGTTGGAAAGATTCCTGCACACGGACGCATCACAGAGAACATTCAGATTACGAATTATCGTTACATTCGTTGTATCGTAAGAAAGTGGGACGAAAGTACTATTCAGGTAGCTGTAACCAATCAAGACAGTAGCGAAGAACTCTTAACGGTGGACTATATGAACACACCAGACTACATTGATTTCAGCTACTTACGCCCGATGCTACGCGAAGGAATGCAGCTAAATCTCCTTGACTGTACTGTCACCCGAAAGAAGGTCGTACCGCGCCTTATCGTTGTTGAGCCAGACTATCTGATAGATATCTCTACCATAGCTAACTGTTTTGAGACTTACGGACACCATCCGTTGCTTTTCACCGTCAATAGACTTACTCCTCGCCTCAGCAATAAACACATTGTATTGGGTAATTTCGCAGGTTCTGCACTCGATGATATCATCAATCATCCTGCAGAATACGATATCAAAGAAACCTTCCGTTCTAACTTCAGAGAGAAGGCTTTGGACTATGCGACCTGTCCCGACTTTGATGCAGCGTCCTTCAAACAAGATGCAGAACGACAAGTGGAGAATATCAAGGAAATTGTTGATGAAATCTTCCAAACCTTCGACCGTGAGAAAGCAATTCTTGAACCTTCATTCGTTTGCGAGCGATTGGGCATACAGGGTCGTGTTGACTTGATGACAACAGACTTAAAACTACTTGTTGAGCAGAAGTCGGGAAAGAATACTTTTATTGAACGCAAATACAAAAATCCACATGGGTCGCTCCATGTTGAGAAACACTACGTGCAGGTGTTGCTCTACTATGGTATCTTGCAATATAACTTCCAACTCAGTCCGAAGAATGCACACATCCAACTCTTGTATTCTAAATATCCCCTACCCGACGGACTGCTCGAAGTGGAGCCCCTCCAAAAGCTGATTCGTGAAGCTATTCGCTTCCGTAATCAAGCTGTTGCAACGGAGTTTTGGATGGCTGAAAATGGCTTTGATAGGATGTTACCATTGCTCACACCGCAGACATTGAACGTTGAGAAGCAAAACGATAACTTCTACAATAGATACCTCTTACCACAACTCACTGAGACACTGGCACCACTTCACCAACTCAACGACCTTGAACGTGCTTATTTCACACGTATGATGACCTTTGTTATCAAGGAACAATTAGTATCGAAAGTGGGTGTGCAAGAAGGTGTAGGAAACAGTAATGCTGACCTATGGAACATGCCTCTTGCAGAGAAGAAAGAGACAGGAAACATCTATACAGGGCTGACTATCATTGAGAAAGAACGTAGCAGCTCGTTCAATGGCTATGATACAATAACACTATCTGTACCCCAACAGGGCGAAGATTTCCTCCCTAACTTTCGCCGAGGAGATATGATTTATCTCTATTCGTACAAGAAGAACGAGGCACCTGACGTGAGAAAGAGTATTCTCTTTAAAGGTTCTTTACAAGAGATACATGGTGATAGCATTACTGTACACCTCAATGACGGACAGCAAAACCCTAATCTTATCAGCGGAGATTACTTCGCTATTGAGCATGCAGGTAGTGACATCGGTGGAACATCAGCTATCAGAAGTCTTTACACCTTCATCACATCAAACGAAGAACGTCGTCAGTTGCTCTTAGGACAACGCACACCACGCGTCGATAAATCCCTTACCTTATCCCGTAGCTACCATCCCGATTATGACGAAATCATCTTGAAAGCTAAGCAGGCACAGGATTATTTCCTTCTTATCGGTCCTCCCGGCACTGGCAAAACCTCGCAGGCTCTGCAATTCCTTGTGCGTGAGCAGCTGGCAGAAAGCATCTATTCACAACCATCATCAGCTTATTCAGCAGAAGATTCTGAACACAACAAACTTTCAGAAACCATCAACACCCAACACTCAACAC
Encoded here:
- the dgt gene encoding dGTP triphosphohydrolase yields the protein MNWQQLISNKRLGQEDRHALRHDDRSEFKRDSDRLIYSAPFRRLQNKTQVFPLPGSVFVHNRLTHSLEVASLGKSLGDDVARRLIEIHPELRSTLFEEIGTIVQTACYAHDMGNPPFGHSGEKAMQAFFTEGPGISLKEKVSPHFWEDITHFEGNANAFRLLTHRFLGRREGGFVMTYSTLASIVKYPFSSTYASKHGKFGFFATEEETYKKIADELGIIQKDSSEDGICYVRHPLTYLMEAADDICYEIMDIEDSHKLKLLSFEETADLLLGFFDEETRKSIRKRIEDEGVTDQNEQVVYFRACAVGLLEAECVNVFVEHEEEILNGTFEGSLIKHISELPRQAYKHCTEVSVDRIYRSKAVLDVELSGYKIMETLMEALIGAAVEPEHFHSQQLIRRFSSQYDIQSPCLETRIMAVLDFISGMTDIYALDIYQKINGISLPLI
- a CDS encoding YqiA/YcfP family alpha/beta fold hydrolase codes for the protein MENQYKKTFPDLMVDKKIIYVHGFMSAGSSHTVQMLRDYMPEATVIAPDLPIHPEEAMELLRNLVDTEKPDLIIGTSMGGMYTEMLYGVDRICVNPAFQMGTTISESNMMGKQIFQNERQDGVQEVIVTKALVKEYKEITEKCFSQVTEEEQQRVFGLFGDADPFVHTFDLFHEHYPQAIHFHGEHRLIEKVVFHYLMPVIRWIDDRQEGRERRTVLIDQNTLADGYGKPKSSLNKAYEFLLDNYNVFFVCPAPTNNPSAITEQQAWIEDAFSAPAWNHTIFTNQPHLLYGDYFISSTEHDDFLGTSLLFGSEEFKTWEDIITFFERLGGQ
- a CDS encoding DEAD/DEAH box helicase produces the protein MAHELFSRIADILSAPSEAQALIMHETLVIACHEGLKNTRHGFGNLSSQVESLCRQHNIAPQDIVAIQKMRRHSNSYAPILPEDVAYDCRALAIFVSAVVQEAIPSFLVGKIPAHGRITENIQITNYRYIRCIVRKWDESTIQVAVTNQDSSEELLTVDYMNTPDYIDFSYLRPMLREGMQLNLLDCTVTRKKVVPRLIVVEPDYLIDISTIANCFETYGHHPLLFTVNRLTPRLSNKHIVLGNFAGSALDDIINHPAEYDIKETFRSNFREKALDYATCPDFDAASFKQDAERQVENIKEIVDEIFQTFDREKAILEPSFVCERLGIQGRVDLMTTDLKLLVEQKSGKNTFIERKYKNPHGSLHVEKHYVQVLLYYGILQYNFQLSPKNAHIQLLYSKYPLPDGLLEVEPLQKLIREAIRFRNQAVATEFWMAENGFDRMLPLLTPQTLNVEKQNDNFYNRYLLPQLTETLAPLHQLNDLERAYFTRMMTFVIKEQLVSKVGVQEGVGNSNADLWNMPLAEKKETGNIYTGLTIIEKERSSSFNGYDTITLSVPQQGEDFLPNFRRGDMIYLYSYKKNEAPDVRKSILFKGSLQEIHGDSITVHLNDGQQNPNLISGDYFAIEHAGSDIGGTSAIRSLYTFITSNEERRQLLLGQRTPRVDKSLTLSRSYHPDYDEIILKAKQAQDYFLLIGPPGTGKTSQALQFLVREQLAESIYSQPSSAYSAEDSEHNKLSETINTQHSTPNTQTSILLLAYTNRAVDEICNMLTENDIDYIRIGNEFSCDPKYSDHLLKEVLDDNATLNSIKSTLADAQIVVATTSTMNSNAALFNIKHFDLAIIDEASQILEPNIIGLLSTRHAERRAIERFVLIGDHKQLPAVVQQQDSLETEETNIFLKNIHLLSCSNSLFERLILTERAAGRTEFVGTLHKQGRMHPDIADFANRKFYVREQLECVPLAHQLEQTLAYNETSEDKTDDVLKAHRMIFIPSKPCRQLNISEKVNTEEARIITDLLRRLYRQLGKNFDPQKSVGVIVPYRNQIAMIRKEIEKLGIPELEEISIDTVERYQGSQRDIILYSFTIQSRYQLDFLTANTFYEDGQPIDRKLNVAITRARKQLILTGNEPTLRQNQIFAELIDYIKEKGGYYTIER